A genomic window from Yoonia sp. R2331 includes:
- a CDS encoding RsmB/NOP family class I SAM-dependent RNA methyltransferase, whose amino-acid sequence MTDKPDTSGLAPRRAAHALLQQITTEGRLMSELIGGGALDRLDAADRARAQRLATEALRGLDRADRLLKPHLKKNPPIFVRNALRLGVAEIGQGEAAHGVVNAYVEIVARNKRTSSLKGLVNAVLRKVTAAAWDAAPVPIMPPWLRQPLVAAWGRKAMAAMEKAHFAGAPLDLTAKDPATVAAATGGTVLPTGTVRLANAGQVSTLPGYDTGDWWVQDAAAAIPVTLLGDVTGLRVLDLCAAPGGKTLQLAAAGAQVTAVDASAGRMARVAENLTRTKLTADTAVSDAFDVTGQWDAVLLDAPCSATGTIRRHPDLPHAKDGAEFAMLIDQQSAMIDHALGLLRPGGRLVFCTCSLLPDEGEVQVEEALARHDLTVDRAALARPGLDPAWITPEGGLRLRPDFWADLGGMDGFYMAVLTKPA is encoded by the coding sequence ATGACAGACAAGCCCGACACATCCGGCCTCGCCCCGCGCCGCGCGGCACATGCCCTGCTGCAGCAGATCACCACCGAGGGGCGATTGATGTCCGAATTGATCGGCGGTGGCGCGTTGGACCGGCTGGACGCCGCTGACCGTGCCCGTGCGCAGCGGTTGGCGACCGAGGCGCTGCGCGGGCTGGACCGTGCGGATCGGTTGCTGAAGCCGCATCTGAAGAAGAACCCGCCCATTTTCGTGCGCAACGCCCTGCGCCTTGGCGTGGCCGAGATCGGGCAGGGTGAGGCTGCGCATGGTGTGGTCAATGCTTACGTGGAAATCGTGGCGCGCAACAAGCGCACGAGCAGCCTCAAAGGGTTGGTGAATGCCGTCCTGCGCAAAGTCACGGCCGCGGCATGGGACGCCGCCCCGGTGCCGATCATGCCGCCCTGGCTGCGCCAGCCGTTGGTCGCCGCCTGGGGTCGCAAGGCGATGGCGGCGATGGAAAAGGCGCATTTTGCAGGCGCGCCGCTTGATCTGACAGCCAAGGACCCCGCAACCGTCGCCGCAGCCACCGGTGGTACAGTGCTGCCTACGGGCACGGTGCGGCTGGCCAATGCCGGGCAGGTGTCGACCTTGCCGGGATATGACACGGGCGACTGGTGGGTGCAGGATGCCGCAGCCGCGATCCCGGTGACCTTGCTGGGTGACGTCACGGGCCTGCGGGTGCTGGACCTCTGTGCGGCACCGGGGGGCAAGACCTTGCAACTGGCCGCAGCGGGGGCGCAGGTGACAGCGGTCGATGCCTCAGCGGGTCGGATGGCGCGGGTGGCTGAAAACCTGACCCGGACCAAGCTGACAGCGGACACAGCGGTGAGTGATGCCTTTGACGTCACGGGCCAGTGGGACGCTGTCCTGCTGGATGCGCCCTGTTCGGCCACCGGCACGATCCGCCGCCATCCCGATTTGCCGCACGCCAAGGATGGGGCGGAATTCGCGATGCTGATCGACCAACAGAGCGCAATGATTGACCATGCGCTAGGCTTGCTACGGCCCGGCGGGCGGCTGGTGTTCTGCACCTGCTCGCTTCTCCCGGATGAGGGCGAGGTGCAGGTGGAAGAGGCGCTTGCCCGCCATGATCTGACCGTGGATCGCGCTGCTTTGGCGCGTCCCGGCCTCGATCCGGCGTGGATCACGCCGGAGGGTGGATTGCGCCTGCGGCCAGATTTTTGGGCCGATTTGGGCGGAATGGACGGATTTTATATGGCGGTTTTGACCAAACCGGCGTGA
- a CDS encoding DUF1674 domain-containing protein: MTDKPTDLPPAARRALAEAEERRRRAASDEAAPKEYGGRDGPEPVRYGDWEKKGIAVDF; this comes from the coding sequence ATGACCGACAAGCCAACAGATTTGCCCCCCGCTGCCCGCCGTGCGCTGGCCGAGGCCGAAGAGCGCCGCCGCCGCGCGGCAAGCGATGAGGCAGCACCCAAGGAATACGGTGGCCGTGACGGCCCTGAACCCGTCCGCTACGGCGATTGGGAAAAAAAGGGCATCGCGGTTGACTTCTAA
- a CDS encoding GNAT family N-acetyltransferase: MTSKPVARRLTLDDQPGIMRLYSHLITNEAFPTGDAATGLLAAILDHPGTSLFGAEAGGQLRAMCTIHILPNITRTARPYALIENVVSDAGHRGQGFARAAMQAAIAAAWDADCYKVMLLSGSSDGHGFYPKLGFDGDAKRGFILRAP; this comes from the coding sequence TTGACTTCTAAACCGGTCGCGCGCCGCCTGACGCTGGATGATCAGCCCGGCATCATGCGGCTCTACAGCCACTTGATCACGAACGAGGCCTTTCCGACCGGCGACGCAGCAACCGGTCTGCTCGCCGCGATCCTCGATCACCCCGGCACATCACTTTTTGGGGCCGAAGCCGGCGGTCAGTTGCGTGCCATGTGCACGATCCACATTCTGCCCAATATCACCCGCACAGCACGCCCCTACGCCCTGATCGAGAATGTTGTCAGCGACGCGGGCCATCGCGGTCAGGGCTTTGCCCGCGCCGCAATGCAAGCCGCAATCGCCGCAGCGTGGGACGCCGATTGCTACAAGGTCATGCTGCTCAGCGGGTCATCTGACGGACACGGCTTCTATCCCAAACTCGGCTTTGACGGCGACGCCAAGCGCGGCTTTATCCTGCGCGCGCCCTAG
- a CDS encoding dihydrodipicolinate reductase, translating into MKTALTIAAITVGLALPAEAQDYRPVTDQSEFLALIADRSLTNRLYNLSLDVAPSGQIAGSAMGWDVTGTWSWQGGFFCREMAWGGDPIPYNCQLVEVAGNEMRFTTDQGAGDSASFRLR; encoded by the coding sequence ATGAAAACTGCGCTGACCATTGCGGCCATCACCGTTGGCCTTGCCCTACCTGCGGAGGCGCAAGATTATCGCCCCGTGACAGATCAGTCCGAGTTTCTGGCCCTGATTGCGGACCGCAGCCTGACCAACCGGCTGTATAACCTGTCGCTTGACGTGGCCCCATCGGGGCAGATCGCGGGGTCTGCAATGGGCTGGGACGTGACAGGCACCTGGTCCTGGCAGGGCGGCTTTTTCTGCCGCGAGATGGCTTGGGGCGGCGACCCGATCCCCTATAACTGTCAGTTGGTCGAGGTCGCGGGCAACGAGATGCGGTTCACCACCGATCAGGGTGCCGGAGACAGCGCGTCATTCCGGCTGCGCTAG
- the dapB gene encoding 4-hydroxy-tetrahydrodipicolinate reductase: MTERPGIVVTGASGRMGQTLIKLIAESDKARLVGALERPGHAWVGQDAGTAMGGQPVGVTVTDDPLPAFAQAQAVIDFTSPAATVAFSELAAQARAVHVIGTTGLTEDDITAIGHAAHHAVIVRAGNMSLGVNLLTKLTKMVAAALDDDFDIEVIEAHHHHKVDAPSGTALMLGEAAAAGRGVALNDVRDSGRDGITGARKKGDIGFSAIRGGDIVGEHDVLFAAPGERIVLRHMATDRALFARGAIRAALWGQDQKPGHYDMMDVLGL; this comes from the coding sequence ATGACTGAACGACCCGGTATTGTTGTCACAGGCGCCTCTGGCCGTATGGGGCAGACGCTGATCAAGCTGATTGCCGAGAGCGATAAGGCGCGGCTTGTGGGCGCGCTGGAACGACCCGGCCACGCCTGGGTTGGGCAGGATGCGGGCACTGCGATGGGTGGGCAACCTGTTGGTGTGACCGTCACTGACGATCCGCTTCCGGCGTTCGCACAGGCGCAGGCGGTGATTGATTTCACCTCGCCCGCGGCCACGGTTGCCTTTTCAGAACTGGCCGCGCAGGCGCGCGCGGTGCATGTGATCGGCACCACTGGCCTGACCGAGGATGATATTACTGCCATCGGCCATGCGGCCCATCACGCGGTCATTGTGCGGGCGGGAAATATGTCACTGGGTGTGAACCTGCTGACCAAGCTGACCAAGATGGTTGCCGCCGCATTGGATGACGATTTTGACATCGAGGTGATCGAGGCGCACCACCATCACAAGGTTGATGCCCCCTCTGGCACCGCCCTGATGCTGGGTGAAGCCGCCGCCGCAGGGCGCGGCGTGGCCCTGAATGATGTGCGCGACAGCGGGCGCGACGGGATCACCGGCGCGCGCAAGAAGGGCGACATCGGGTTCAGCGCGATCCGGGGCGGCGACATCGTGGGCGAGCATGATGTGCTCTTTGCAGCCCCCGGCGAACGTATCGTGTTGCGCCATATGGCGACAGATCGTGCCTTGTTTGCGCGCGGTGCGATCCGGGCGGCCCTTTGGGGTCAGGACCAGAAGCCGGGGCATTACGACATGATGGATGTGCTGGGCCTTTAG
- the rbfA gene encoding 30S ribosome-binding factor RbfA, translating to MAKNRSSEGRGPSQRQLRVGELIRRRLSELLQRGEIHDPDLERMSITVGEVRCSPDLGVATAYLLPLGGEGKEEMLALLRKNRHEIRREVGKALSIKFTPEIRFQIDDTFDRMDATRKLFEDDHVRQDLDD from the coding sequence ATGGCAAAGAACCGATCATCCGAAGGGCGCGGGCCCTCCCAACGGCAGCTGCGCGTCGGCGAACTGATCCGGCGGCGTCTGTCAGAGCTGTTGCAGCGGGGTGAAATCCACGACCCTGATCTTGAACGCATGTCCATCACCGTGGGCGAGGTGCGCTGCTCGCCCGACCTTGGCGTCGCCACCGCCTACCTTTTGCCGCTGGGCGGCGAAGGCAAAGAAGAGATGCTCGCACTTTTGCGTAAGAACCGGCACGAGATCCGGCGCGAGGTCGGCAAGGCCCTGTCAATCAAGTTCACGCCCGAAATCCGGTTCCAGATCGACGACACCTTTGACCGCATGGACGCCACCCGCAAACTCTTTGAAGACGATCACGTCCGGCAGGACCTGGACGACTGA
- a CDS encoding phosphodiester glycosidase family protein, translating into MRAWLAIAALWATPAAAVTCEDLTFEDHSLTACTVDAGEDLRLFHSDAAGDVLGGFSAVEGHAGGTLAFAMNAGMYHDNRAPVGLYRENGVETQRLITSDGPGNFGLLPNGVFCFGNGRARVIESLAFQAAAPTCPHATQSGPMLVIDGALHPRLIPDGTSKFTRNGVGTPADGSGAVFLISNDPINFHTFARVFRDVLGLPNALYFDGKVSRLYAPQLGRADFGFQLGPIVGVVE; encoded by the coding sequence ATGCGCGCGTGGCTGGCCATCGCCGCGCTGTGGGCTACCCCCGCCGCTGCGGTGACCTGCGAAGACCTGACCTTTGAAGACCACAGCCTGACCGCCTGCACCGTTGACGCGGGCGAGGATCTGCGCTTGTTTCACAGCGATGCGGCGGGTGATGTCCTCGGCGGCTTCAGCGCGGTTGAGGGCCACGCAGGCGGCACGCTGGCTTTCGCGATGAACGCCGGTATGTACCACGACAACCGCGCGCCTGTCGGGCTTTACCGCGAAAATGGGGTCGAAACGCAGCGCCTGATCACATCTGACGGACCAGGCAACTTTGGCCTTCTGCCTAATGGTGTCTTCTGTTTTGGCAATGGCCGCGCGCGGGTGATCGAAAGTCTCGCGTTTCAGGCCGCCGCCCCCACCTGCCCACACGCCACGCAATCCGGGCCCATGCTGGTGATCGACGGCGCGCTGCACCCCCGGTTGATCCCCGATGGCACCTCAAAATTCACCCGCAATGGCGTCGGCACCCCTGCCGATGGCAGTGGCGCGGTCTTTCTGATCTCAAACGATCCGATCAATTTCCACACCTTCGCGCGGGTCTTCCGCGACGTGCTTGGCCTGCCCAACGCGCTTTACTTTGATGGCAAGGTCAGCAGGCTTTACGCCCCGCAACTGGGCCGTGCCGATTTCGGCTTTCAGCTTGGCCCGATTGTCGGCGTCGTCGAATAG
- the truB gene encoding tRNA pseudouridine(55) synthase TruB gives MARRKKGRDISGWLVVDKPAGITSTAVVNKVRWAFEAKKAGHAGTLDPDATGVLAVALGEATKTVPFITDALKAYQFTVRLGQATNTDDAEGEVIAQSDARPSDDQIKDALGAFVGDIMQVPPQFSAVKIDGERAYKRARDGEEMEIAARPLWVEELLLIDRPDPDHVTLEMTCGKGGYVRSIARDLGAALGCHGHVRELRRIWSGPFDAADGVSLDLIDAEARTPDLDARLLPLEIGLSDLPEVRCLATSVAKLRNGNPAEVIASDANYGDEVWASYDGKAVAVGQYLGGRIQPSRVFNTP, from the coding sequence ATGGCACGCAGGAAAAAAGGCCGGGATATTTCGGGCTGGCTGGTGGTGGACAAACCCGCCGGGATCACCTCGACCGCTGTGGTCAACAAGGTGCGTTGGGCGTTTGAGGCCAAGAAGGCCGGCCATGCAGGCACCCTTGACCCCGATGCAACCGGCGTGTTGGCCGTGGCATTGGGCGAGGCGACAAAGACCGTGCCTTTCATCACCGATGCGCTGAAGGCCTATCAATTCACCGTGCGGCTGGGGCAGGCCACAAACACCGACGACGCCGAGGGCGAAGTGATCGCCCAAAGTGATGCGCGCCCGTCTGACGATCAGATCAAAGACGCCCTTGGCGCCTTTGTCGGCGACATCATGCAGGTCCCGCCGCAGTTCTCTGCCGTCAAGATCGACGGCGAACGCGCCTACAAACGCGCCCGCGACGGCGAAGAGATGGAGATCGCAGCGCGCCCGCTCTGGGTCGAGGAACTTTTGCTGATCGACCGGCCCGATCCTGACCACGTGACGTTGGAAATGACCTGCGGCAAGGGCGGTTATGTCCGCTCCATCGCTCGTGATCTGGGCGCGGCTCTGGGCTGTCATGGCCACGTGCGCGAGTTGCGGCGTATCTGGTCGGGGCCTTTTGATGCAGCCGACGGGGTGTCACTCGACCTGATTGATGCCGAGGCACGGACCCCCGATCTGGACGCGCGCCTCTTGCCGTTGGAAATCGGCCTCTCCGACCTGCCAGAGGTGCGCTGCCTTGCGACCAGTGTCGCCAAACTGCGCAACGGCAACCCGGCAGAGGTGATCGCCAGTGACGCCAACTATGGCGACGAAGTCTGGGCCTCTTACGATGGCAAGGCGGTAGCCGTGGGCCAGTATCTGGGCGGCAGGATCCAGCCCAGCCGGGTCTTCAACACCCCATGA
- a CDS encoding DUF1643 domain-containing protein codes for MITRSHVDDRARSTALYSDCETYRYTLTRTWGDGPKLLYVMLNPSKATETANDPTIERCERRARALGYGAFCATNIFGLRETDPHKMRKHTAPDGPDNDAALRDGAAWADDILAAWGVHGAHRGRGPQVAQLLRDTGTPLYHLGLTKDGHPRHPLYVAYAQPLIRWSDD; via the coding sequence ATGATCACGCGGTCGCATGTGGATGACAGGGCGCGCTCAACCGCGCTTTACTCCGACTGCGAAACCTACCGCTATACCCTGACGCGCACATGGGGCGACGGGCCAAAGTTGCTTTATGTGATGCTGAACCCCTCCAAAGCCACCGAAACGGCGAACGACCCCACGATTGAACGCTGTGAACGCCGCGCGCGCGCTTTGGGTTACGGTGCGTTTTGCGCCACCAACATTTTTGGCCTGCGCGAAACCGACCCGCACAAGATGCGCAAGCATACCGCACCGGACGGCCCCGACAATGACGCTGCCTTGCGGGATGGGGCCGCTTGGGCGGACGACATTCTCGCGGCCTGGGGCGTTCACGGCGCGCATCGCGGGCGCGGGCCGCAGGTGGCACAGCTTTTGCGTGACACCGGCACCCCGCTCTATCATCTTGGACTGACCAAAGACGGGCATCCGCGCCACCCGCTTTACGTGGCCTATGCCCAGCCCCTGATCCGGTGGAGCGATGATTGA
- a CDS encoding alpha/beta fold hydrolase — protein MIEGFTQSDVTCGDVRLSVHRAGAGAPLILLHGYPQNHHCWEKVAPTLAQHFDVIVPDLRGYGDSDAPPDNADHSTYSKRQMAADIVALMDALDLPRAHILGHDRGGRVAYRFALDHPDRLDRLGIIEIVPTGDFWDSWNADLALKAYHWTFLAQPAPLPERMIGADPAGYMEWTLSAWNNTKTLAPFSAAALKSYTAQAQDPAHLHAMCADYRAGATFDRALDNADKGRTIAAPLHFLWAEGGFPAQTGDPLGLWRRWAPQVTGQSCVSGHFAMEENPDAVLAAFLPFFQGH, from the coding sequence ATGATTGAAGGGTTTACCCAAAGCGACGTAACCTGCGGCGACGTCCGCCTGTCCGTGCACCGCGCAGGCGCGGGCGCACCGCTGATCCTGTTGCACGGCTACCCGCAGAACCACCACTGCTGGGAAAAGGTGGCACCGACGCTGGCCCAGCATTTTGACGTCATCGTCCCTGACCTACGCGGCTATGGCGACAGCGATGCACCGCCCGACAATGCAGACCACAGCACCTATTCCAAACGCCAGATGGCGGCGGATATCGTGGCGCTGATGGATGCGCTGGACCTGCCGCGCGCGCATATCCTTGGCCATGACAGGGGTGGGCGCGTGGCCTATCGCTTTGCGCTGGATCACCCCGACCGGCTGGACCGGCTGGGGATTATCGAGATCGTGCCAACAGGGGATTTCTGGGACAGTTGGAACGCCGATCTGGCACTCAAAGCCTATCACTGGACCTTTCTGGCGCAGCCCGCCCCCCTGCCCGAACGGATGATCGGCGCGGATCCCGCGGGCTATATGGAATGGACGCTCAGCGCCTGGAACAACACCAAAACGCTGGCCCCGTTCAGTGCTGCCGCATTGAAAAGCTACACCGCGCAGGCCCAAGACCCCGCCCATCTTCACGCGATGTGCGCCGATTACCGCGCCGGGGCCACCTTTGACCGCGCGCTCGATAACGCCGACAAGGGCCGCACCATCGCAGCGCCCCTGCATTTCCTCTGGGCAGAGGGCGGTTTCCCGGCGCAAACCGGCGACCCCTTGGGCCTTTGGCGCAGATGGGCACCGCAGGTAACCGGGCAATCCTGCGTCTCGGGCCATTTCGCGATGGAAGAAAATCCCGATGCGGTGCTGGCCGCCTTCCTGCCGTTCTTTCAGGGTCATTAA
- a CDS encoding calcium-binding protein gives MFEILTLFGVALSAALFADFGGSSDDADDQAAAAPDETAKITSVSDLLSEGGEAMPGAEALDLGEDETPVDQIIYAGDDDTTLMTEGGNDFLFGGDGADDLQGGAGQDDLHGGRGDDVIFGEDGDDQLSGHVGDDQLYGGAGADTLNGGDGDDILDGGEGDDIMTGYQGDDTLYGGAGADMLNGGAGNDVIDGGDDDVRDFLNGGAGDDLITAGLGDHLNGGTGADTFALLGNTGAFIDDFDPAEDVIELGYDTIPPILTTAQGDDGLTLFADGEAVATLAGVTTLDLTAVKLVALPAV, from the coding sequence ATGTTTGAAATTCTGACTTTGTTTGGTGTGGCCTTGTCTGCCGCACTTTTTGCCGACTTTGGCGGATCGTCAGATGACGCGGATGACCAAGCCGCCGCAGCCCCCGATGAAACCGCCAAAATCACCTCTGTCAGTGACCTTTTGTCCGAAGGGGGCGAGGCGATGCCAGGGGCAGAGGCACTGGACCTTGGCGAGGACGAAACGCCCGTTGATCAGATCATCTATGCCGGGGACGACGATACCACGCTGATGACCGAAGGCGGAAATGACTTTCTTTTTGGCGGCGACGGTGCCGATGATCTGCAAGGCGGTGCCGGGCAGGATGACCTGCACGGCGGGCGCGGCGATGACGTGATCTTTGGCGAAGACGGCGATGACCAGTTGTCCGGCCATGTGGGCGACGACCAGCTTTATGGCGGCGCCGGTGCGGATACGTTGAATGGCGGCGATGGCGACGACATTCTTGATGGTGGCGAAGGCGACGACATCATGACCGGCTATCAGGGGGACGATACGCTTTATGGCGGTGCGGGTGCTGACATGCTCAATGGTGGCGCGGGCAATGATGTGATTGATGGCGGCGACGATGACGTGCGCGATTTCCTCAACGGTGGCGCGGGCGATGACCTGATCACCGCCGGACTGGGGGATCACCTCAATGGCGGCACCGGCGCGGATACCTTTGCGTTGCTCGGTAATACTGGCGCATTCATTGACGATTTCGACCCGGCCGAAGATGTGATCGAACTGGGCTACGACACCATCCCACCCATTCTGACCACTGCTCAGGGCGATGATGGCCTGACCCTTTTCGCCGATGGCGAGGCGGTGGCGACACTCGCCGGGGTCACCACGCTGGACCTGACGGCGGTCAAGCTTGTGGCGCTGCCCGCCGTCTAG
- the rpsO gene encoding 30S ribosomal protein S15, whose translation MSITAEDKAKIMKDFATKDGDTGSPEVQVAILSSRIATLTEHFKTHKKDNHGRRGLLKMVAQRRKLLDYTKAKDEARYQDLIKRLGLRR comes from the coding sequence ATGTCGATTACTGCCGAAGACAAAGCCAAGATCATGAAGGACTTCGCCACCAAAGACGGCGATACAGGCTCCCCCGAGGTGCAGGTTGCGATCCTGTCCAGCCGGATTGCCACCCTGACCGAGCACTTCAAGACCCACAAGAAAGACAACCATGGCCGCCGCGGTCTGCTGAAGATGGTGGCCCAGCGCCGCAAGCTTCTGGACTACACCAAAGCCAAGGACGAGGCCCGCTATCAGGACCTGATCAAGCGTCTGGGTCTGCGCCGCTAA
- the aqpZ gene encoding aquaporin Z, whose product MKKQIAEFVGTFTLVLIGCGSAVIAGADIGLTGISFAFGLALIGMAYGIGPVSGCHINPAVSLGAVAAGRMQMGEAISYIIAQVAGAIAAAAVLLLIASGKADYSVAENGLGQNGWGAGYLGEYTMVAAFVFEAVATFLFVVVILGATGSGAPAAMAGLAIGLTLVAIHLVGINVTGVSVNPARSIGPALFAGTGALSQLWLFIVAPIVGAVAAGLLFKTGNLDSDG is encoded by the coding sequence ATGAAGAAACAAATCGCTGAATTTGTCGGCACATTCACACTTGTGCTGATCGGCTGTGGCTCTGCCGTGATAGCTGGCGCAGACATCGGATTGACAGGCATCAGTTTTGCCTTTGGTCTGGCGCTGATCGGCATGGCCTATGGTATCGGGCCGGTCTCGGGCTGTCATATCAACCCAGCCGTCTCACTGGGGGCCGTTGCCGCCGGGCGGATGCAGATGGGCGAGGCGATCAGTTATATCATCGCGCAAGTGGCCGGTGCGATTGCTGCCGCTGCCGTGTTGCTGCTGATTGCCAGCGGCAAGGCCGACTATAGCGTCGCCGAGAACGGTCTAGGCCAGAACGGCTGGGGTGCCGGGTACTTGGGCGAATACACGATGGTCGCTGCCTTCGTGTTCGAAGCGGTCGCAACCTTCCTCTTTGTCGTGGTGATCCTTGGGGCCACCGGCTCTGGCGCGCCTGCGGCGATGGCCGGTCTGGCGATTGGTCTGACACTGGTGGCGATCCACCTTGTGGGGATCAACGTCACCGGCGTTTCCGTGAACCCCGCCCGGTCCATTGGGCCGGCACTTTTTGCAGGCACCGGCGCATTGTCGCAGCTTTGGCTGTTCATCGTGGCCCCGATTGTGGGCGCGGTTGCTGCCGGCCTGCTGTTCAAAACCGGCAATCTGGACAGCGACGGCTGA
- a CDS encoding TetR/AcrR family transcriptional regulator, translating to MVETSRLNKEDWLAAGFRALAAEGPGALRAEPLARRLNTTKGSFYWHFKDVPDYKRQMLKLWREKVATEVIDAVEQTPGVAAQLQHLLARAALPPPEQFGGRAIEPAVRAWALTDPDVKAALSEVDAIRTAFVAKLLSEFGLTDPDLPQAIYAVYLGLDDLTAKGSGDIATGLPALMKLVLRP from the coding sequence ATGGTCGAAACGTCGCGCCTTAACAAAGAAGATTGGCTTGCTGCGGGTTTTCGCGCGCTGGCGGCAGAAGGCCCCGGGGCTTTGCGGGCAGAGCCGTTGGCCCGTCGCCTGAACACCACCAAGGGATCGTTCTATTGGCACTTTAAGGACGTGCCTGACTACAAGCGCCAAATGCTGAAACTGTGGCGCGAAAAGGTCGCAACAGAGGTGATAGACGCGGTTGAACAGACCCCCGGCGTGGCCGCCCAGCTGCAACACTTGCTAGCCCGCGCAGCACTTCCGCCGCCCGAGCAATTCGGCGGGCGCGCGATTGAGCCTGCCGTGCGTGCTTGGGCGCTGACCGACCCGGATGTAAAGGCCGCGCTGTCGGAGGTTGACGCCATTCGGACCGCCTTTGTCGCCAAACTGCTGTCAGAGTTTGGCCTGACGGATCCCGATTTGCCGCAAGCAATCTATGCGGTTTATCTGGGGTTGGATGATCTGACGGCCAAAGGGTCGGGCGACATTGCGACAGGTCTGCCAGCGTTGATGAAGCTGGTCTTGCGGCCCTGA